A region of [Bacteroides] pectinophilus DNA encodes the following proteins:
- a CDS encoding GDP-mannose 4,6-dehydratase translates to MKALVIGGGGFVGTYLVNHLHDDLGYEVAVTKTSKENLKMADAQTYNLDVLNKDQIREVLTEVHPDYIIHLAAQSSVAFAWKNPTLTIDVNIKGSVNVLDVVRELDYKPRVLLIGSGEEYGHIREGETPIVEDNNTRPGNIYAATKACQNMIGKIYADAYEMDVMMVRAFNHIGPNQAPMFVVADFCRQVAQIEAGLQKPVIYVGNLSARRDFTDVRDVVKAYALLVRLGKRGETYNVGSGRAVSIQEILEEILELSDVDIEVAIDQDKIRPVDVPIIEADIQKIYNCTGWEPQISLKQTLKETLDYWRCNSNA, encoded by the coding sequence ATGAAGGCACTTGTAATAGGTGGAGGCGGCTTCGTAGGCACATATCTTGTTAATCATCTCCATGATGATCTGGGATATGAGGTTGCAGTAACTAAGACGTCCAAAGAAAATCTTAAAATGGCTGATGCGCAGACATATAATCTCGATGTCCTTAATAAGGATCAGATAAGAGAAGTTCTCACTGAGGTGCATCCTGATTATATAATTCATCTTGCTGCACAAAGTTCTGTTGCATTTGCGTGGAAGAATCCTACGCTGACAATTGATGTTAACATTAAGGGAAGTGTAAATGTACTTGATGTGGTAAGAGAGCTTGACTATAAGCCGAGAGTCCTTCTTATAGGGTCCGGAGAAGAGTACGGACATATAAGAGAAGGTGAGACACCTATTGTAGAGGATAATAATACAAGACCCGGCAATATATATGCGGCGACAAAAGCATGTCAGAATATGATAGGTAAGATATATGCTGATGCTTATGAGATGGATGTAATGATGGTAAGGGCATTCAATCACATCGGACCTAATCAGGCACCTATGTTTGTCGTTGCGGATTTTTGCAGACAGGTTGCACAGATAGAAGCCGGACTCCAAAAACCGGTCATATATGTTGGTAACTTAAGCGCACGCCGTGATTTCACGGATGTAAGAGATGTTGTAAAGGCATATGCGCTCCTTGTCAGACTTGGCAAGAGAGGCGAGACATATAATGTCGGCAGCGGCAGGGCAGTATCGATTCAGGAGATTCTTGAAGAGATACTCGAACTGTCGGATGTTGATATAGAGGTAGCTATTGACCAGGATAAGATTCGTCCTGTTGATGTCCCGATAATTGAAGCAGATATACAGAAGATATATAACTGTACCGGTTGGGAGCCTCAGATAAGTCTTAAACAGACTTTAAAAGAAACACTTGATTATTGGAGATGTAACAGCAATGCTTGA
- the gmd gene encoding GDP-mannose 4,6-dehydratase has protein sequence MKNALITGITGQDGSYLAELLLEKGYNVYGIMRRKSVVDYGNVDHIKDKINFIYADMTDVVSLIQAMKISQADEVYNLAAQSFVATSWDTPLGTADIDALGVTNMLEAIRTVKPEAHFYQASTSEMFGKVQAIPQDETTPFYPRSPYGVAKLYGHWITKNYRESYNMFACSGILFNHESERRGKEFVTRKITDAVARIKLGVQDHVELGNMDAKRDWGHSKDYVKAMWLMLQQDAPDDYVIATNETRTVREFVETAFRVAGIDVVWEGTGVDEVGKDKATGKVIVKVNPKFFRPAEVELLIGNPAKADSKLGWERQIKFPELVERMVKNDLALVEKEIKAANI, from the coding sequence TGAGAAGGGATATAATGTATACGGAATTATGAGAAGAAAGAGCGTTGTAGATTACGGCAACGTGGATCATATTAAGGATAAGATTAACTTTATCTACGCAGATATGACAGACGTAGTATCACTTATCCAGGCTATGAAGATATCACAGGCTGATGAAGTTTACAACCTTGCAGCGCAGTCATTTGTTGCTACTTCATGGGATACACCGCTCGGAACAGCAGATATCGATGCCCTTGGTGTTACTAACATGCTTGAAGCAATCCGCACAGTTAAGCCTGAGGCACATTTCTATCAGGCATCAACATCAGAGATGTTCGGTAAGGTTCAGGCAATTCCACAGGATGAGACAACTCCATTCTACCCAAGAAGCCCATATGGTGTTGCAAAGCTCTACGGACACTGGATTACAAAGAACTATCGTGAGAGCTACAATATGTTTGCCTGCAGCGGTATCCTTTTCAATCATGAGAGTGAGAGACGTGGTAAGGAGTTCGTTACACGTAAGATTACAGATGCAGTAGCAAGAATCAAGCTTGGCGTTCAGGATCATGTTGAACTTGGCAACATGGATGCAAAGCGTGACTGGGGTCACTCAAAGGATTATGTTAAGGCTATGTGGCTTATGCTTCAGCAGGATGCTCCTGATGATTATGTAATTGCTACTAATGAGACAAGAACAGTAAGAGAGTTCGTTGAGACTGCTTTCAGGGTAGCGGGAATTGATGTTGTATGGGAAGGCACAGGAGTTGACGAAGTAGGTAAGGATAAGGCTACAGGTAAGGTTATCGTTAAGGTTAATCCTAAGTTCTTCCGTCCTGCAGAGGTTGAGCTTCTTATCGGTAATCCTGCAAAGGCTGATTCAAAGCTTGGATGGGAGAGACAGATTAAGTTCCCGGAACTCGTAGAGAGAATGGTTAAGAATGACCTTGCTCTTGTAGAAAAAGAGATTAAGGCGGCTAATATCTAA